The DNA region aaactaCACTGATAAAAGGCAAAAAGGTAGcatattacaaaaaaattaatattgattaAGATAGTTTTCAACGCAAATTATTGTTGTGATGGTTTATCTCGCATCGATAAATTAATTATGCTGTGCATACTTTATAAGCTATTGAATTCAGAGGCGATTTTAGACTCATTTGGATGTCCGATTGCCTAGGGCCCCTAGACAACAAGGGCTTTTACATATATTAACAAACTCCTTATAACTTTCGTCAGTCAAGCGTAGCTTAGTTGGTAATGTGTGTTCCTGTGATATTGTTGGCTAGGAGGTTAAAAGCCTATCAACGTTAAATTTTGCAAAAGTTTTGGTCTCCATTTTACCATTAATGGTTGACAAAAGGGCTTTAATTTTCTAAACATGTCTCTATATTCTTTGCTCCGCCTAACAGAAGCCTAATtgctaaatttaattttttaaccaACACTAGGCTTGATTTTTCTTCCATAGTCCAATCTCAACCAATTCATGCAAAATCCAAGGGATTCTCACCGGCAAGCATTATACTTGACTTTTTTACTTGCAACTAGATAATTTTTACATAGTACAATGCGTttatcatattatttttatctagaattatacacaactaaaaattataaaaatttgttaCTATAAAAATATGCGACAAGAAGAATAAAACAAAGTTTCACGATATATATATGtccaagaaacaaaatgcaGTCTTAATATCTAGTTGTGGAGCTAATTATGTAAGCTGCAGTCTGTGAAGTCACTTAGCTTATTAGATTGCTTTCTGATCTTGGTAACTCTAAAAAACACACCCTGCATTGTGACAACCAACCAACCAACCATCCACATAGCTAAAGACACTATTTTTCATTACAGAACTAAACATATTAAAGTGGATTGCCACATCCCTCAGAGATGAGTCCTAGATGGTATCCTACAATTAAAATTACCTTCCTACTCAACATAACTAATACTAAAGTCCTACCTTCACATTTCAAGAATTACTAGTCAACTAGGAATGTATAATACATATCCTAGTTTAAGGGGGATGTTGGATAAGACAACTCATACAACAGCCTTCATCAATATATAATCAGTAATAGTTAGAAAGTTTTGCAAGGTTATGTACATATCTTAGCATAGATTATGTTCTCTTTTCTTCCCTTTAACTCTGAGCTTATAATCTATAAATAGAGCTCATTCCATCACTTTGTAACTCAATACATTGTAATCATTCTAAACCAATATATGAAAGAGTGTTTAATTTGGTTTCAAGATATAGATTCAACAATTAGATATTATGCATTGCTATACACATTCTCTTTACTGTTAGACCCTGTCTGCCTATGGATAATACATTTACTATAAATAGTTgagaaaatttataaataatcaaaatttaatgATCGTTTTATATACCGATTGCATCAAGAAGCTGAGAGTGTTTAGAAACCGAAACGAGAGAATTAGCAACAATGGCTCCACTTGCAGCAACAGCAGGAACTCCAATGCCGGGAAACGTAGAATCTCCACAGCAATATAGTTGTGGGATAGGAGTTGAATGTCCAGGAAAAGAACCTTTACTGGCTTGAATAGCTGGTCCATACGTTCCTCTATTTCTTCGAAGAAATCTTTGATGTGTTAATGGAGTCCCAACCATTTGGACTTCACATTTTTCCCTGCTAAAGCCTGTACCAAGTGCTCTCTCTACTGCCTTCCACATCACCTGTTTTCGTACACAATGAACTTGCAGTCAATCGTGAAGTTCTCAACAAACACCAAGCAATTACACAACGATTTCAGACACATTGATCGACAACTAATAAACCACTACTTGCTTGCAACGATGCcaaccagtgtcacatgattcactaatcttctCGCAAATCGCGAATCGAAAAaggcgaattatggtcggttttgggctttTCTTGGACAAAATTGAGCAAATCGCGAATTAGTTAGCTCATGCTACATTGATGCCAACCTGTTATCAAGGACAGAACTCAAGACCAATGTCACATGATCCGCTAATCTCCACGAGAATAGCGAATGAAAAAAGTGAAATATGATCCAATTGGGAAATTTTTGGGCCATTTTGGACGAATtccgaattcaaaaagcgaattaattGGCTAATTATGATAGACTGCTCAAGAGACCAGAGTACAAAGTGTGATGAATTACATGGTGCATGATGCACCTTTCACACGAACATCACTTGATCGCTCGCTAACCACACCCCCACCTTACATACTGACGCTTGTAAGTAACGGCTGCATGATCTTCATTGTTTTAAGCTGTACAGTATGTTTGTGAAGAGAGAAGATCCTTTTTCTCACAACTCTCAGGATAATTTGTTAATCATCATTGCTTACCGTTCTTCAGTTTCATTTCATAGTCAGTGTACATAATTGATTTACGTTGTTAAATTACTATCCCTTAGAATAGATCTACTAAATGTGATATCAAAACAGGCTACAATCAGAGATTTCACACCAGTCCATCTTTGTAGACGAGAGATCAAAAAGTAATAGTCTGCCAACAAGTCATTGAAAAGAAAACAACTTGGATATGTAATAAGATGAAGAGCAAGAATAATACACGTTTAGACTCACCTCCGCTCTTTCCGCCTTGAGCTTTTTGTATTCATCACTTCTACGATCAAGCCCTTTCCATAAGTCAAATGGTTCTGTTCCTGGCGTGTATGCATGTAGTACATGCTTACCAGGGGGAGCCAAATCTGGACTCAGAACACTGGGAACTGATATCAAAACTACATTCTGATCTGCATCCACTCCTCTCTTCCAATCATTCACAACAATATGGTGGATACCTAGGTCTTCTTGCAATCCCTGGAAATTCAAACATCAATGTTAAACGCCTGAAACATGATGCATCGGGAACAAGATGTAGCTGCAAAGTAACCACATTGGTTAACTTATTCAACACGTGGTTATGGCTTATTCTCCAAGTCAAGACAAAgatgtacatacatacatggAGTGAAGTAATTGTGAAGAACCAAGATACTATTTAAAGTAGTTTCTAATTATTGTAATTCTATTTTTTCTATTGTTTGTAGTAGTCTAGTCTGAGTAGGATTTATGCATTCCTGATTAGAGGAGTGTTGAGTCAAGAGTCAGAGCATATAGTCAAGGAGGATAAAAGTTCATACTTCTTTCATACATCATCAGACTCACCTCTGCATCAAAACCCAAATGCAGATGCATGAAAGATTCACATTGTGGAGTTGATTTAATTCTATCCTGATATGCCTTCGGTACAGATTCACCAGGTAACATATCCAAGGTGTCCCACATTGAAGCATTGCTGACAACTGCCTTCTTTGCTCGTATAAACTGTGGAAGAGTAGAATAAAATGTAAGGCTTTACTGAGCAAATGTATCTAACCGCTATCTCTATCGACTTTCTCTTCACCCACTTACTTGACCACTTCTGAGTCTAACACCGACTGCTCGTCCATTTTCAACGACAATTTTCTCAACATGGGACCGAAGGGAGATCCTACCACCATGCTTTTGAATTCCACGAACCAAGGCCTCAATAATTGCTCCACTACCGTGCAAAGGGTACTCCAGAACACATCCTGGTTTGTACCACTCTGCAAACATGTAAATCTACAATAAAGAAACAGAAAAAGTGAAAGTCAGTAACCAACATCATATCATTTGAAAGCAAGCACATTATTATTGAACGGTGTAAGGGATTTATTACATAACTAGCCTAAAAGGATCTAGGTATCAATAAATTTACAGTTCCTAGGTACTAAATAGTCAAGAGTAAAGCATTTTACTACGATAGACCATAACATATTTAAACCTGCTGCAATCAGATATCCTACTGCGAAATCATCTACATTAGTACATTATGTTGCAGCTTCCAACTTACCATGTTACAATTGCTCATTCCCAGGTTCAAGCATTGTTAAAATGAAATATGGGATTTCAGATGTTTTCAAAGCTGAAAAACGCAACACAGAAAATTTACTGCTTTCAAAAAAGTATAAGGTTGGTTATTTAATCTTCTTGTTTCTTGGTAGCAGTGCTTGAAGgtgaaattaaaattacactGATAGAAATCACGAGAGAAGATTCCATGAATATTATGACAGAAGATGTGAATCGATTACATAGGGAGTAATAGTTACCATCTCTGCTGAGAGTATACCATTAGATTTGACACCTGCCAGGAGGAAAGCCAGAAGGTCCACCCAATTCCGCACAAAAGGATCTTTCAGCCCAAGTGAATCAACTATATCAGAAAAAGGCCGGAGAAGCTTTGTAGCACCAAAAGCTCCTTGAGGTCCCATCTCTGCAAAAGACTTCAATAAAGAAGGAGCATACCTAGCTCCAGCAGTGGAAACGACACCTAAATCACCCCTAATAGACAAGGGCGGGAGAGCCATTGCTGCTGCAGATAGAGGTAGTATGGCATCCTGTGATAAGTAGTTCATTAGGAAGAGATTAGATGCATCCTTACTTGACAATTATGTCAATCTTAAACAAAGATATTCCCATGGCTAGAATTCTAAATAAGCCAGTTCCAGATTTATTGATAGATCTCGAGAAGACCTAGTATACAGCTCATTTAGGTTGGCTTCAAGTTGAATACAGGGTCTGTTCTATTTCAAGCTGTTATTTTTAAGTCAGATCAATTTCGCAGTTTCATAGTTTGTTAGTAGGTTTGGTCAATATGGTAGGATGAAATTCAGGTCTTCCTGATGAGTGTCAGGTGGGGTCATTTGAAATTTGTTTTCAGTCAGGGTCTGTTTTGCTTGAGTTCTGACAGTACATATGTCCTAGTTTAAAACCTGAAGTGATAATGAGTCAAGTTGAGCTTGGGCATGTCTAATCTCAGGGGATATAGTGGAGCATGTGATGTATACAAAGGTCAATTTGTACAAAAACTATCAAGACCCTTATTCACAGCTCAAAACACAGAGAAAGATAACAATACAACACATACTAAAGAACCTTTAAATTTGATGTACTAAATGCTTAAGCATTGGAGATAACAGGGACAATAATGATACTCACAAGAAGCTTTTTCCACTCCTGGACTGCATTCGCACCAACATACTTCTCAAGATCCTGTGTTTAGAACATGAATCAGTGCTGTTGTTAGTTAAGAAAAAGTATTATATACTTCTTGTGTATGTGCATGTGCACATGGAATGCATTCAAATTGCATCTGATATTAACATGTCACTCAAGATCCTTATATTATACAATACATGAACTTCAAGTTTGCAGGTTCAAGCCAATTTAATACAGCACCACAGCTAAGTAAGGAAGAAGTATAGAAGTGTAGAATACACCGCCAAACTTTTGATGTCACTTAAACTTGAGTATAAACTAACTTTTGCAAGGTTTATGAGTCTTAAGATTTTCGGTTATTAAACTCTACACTCCCTTCATTTAGAAAAATAGAGCATTTCATTCATGGTTCTACATTTTAAACATGACTTTTACGCTTGTTTGGAGTTTTTGTTCTTTTGATCTCTTCAATTCACACTACTTTGCGCCTTCAACATAGTAAAGGAACCATCATGGAGCATGGGACTGCAAGCAAAGGTAGGAAGAGATTGATCCTTTAGGTTGTGTTGACTCTTGATCATTAAATCCTAGTTAGGTTATACCCGAATCCAGTCAAATTTCAATCGTGACTTTTCCAAGTTTGTAATTTTCAAAGGAAAAGTAGTTTTGTTGGAAACCCTATGGCGTATGTATTCTTTAGCCCCTAGGcaaattttgagatttttaataagaaaaatgtCTGACACTCAAACTTCAAAGTCGCATGGTGgcttaaaaaattaagaatccTTTCCATGCATAGTGACCCCTAGGCGACTGGGGGAATTCTTGCCCAAAATGAGGGAAGTGTTTGGATCCTTCTTTTATTTCATGACAATGATCCATGTGGACAAAGATGTGACCCACTTGGAAAGGCATGTCCTTAAATTTTGTTTGAGAAAGTTTGACAGTATGAATGCTGAGTTGTATGGTTTTGTATGTGGGCttcatttaaaaattcatattaCATAATTCATGTACTTACACAGCAACAGTTTGGACATGAGCAAGTATACATCGAATATAGGAGCTCCATTACATTTAAGTTATGTGTTTTTGAAAATTCCGAGGATAGAAATGATCGATACGTTGAAATTGTATACCCTTTTTTGAAATCTCCATTGCTTCCCCTAAAGTTCATTTGAGAATGCTAGCTTTACGTTGATATGGTAAGAAGCCTTAACCATGGTACTTGTTTTCGTTTAGTTTATGTCTGCTGTTGTTC from Amaranthus tricolor cultivar Red isolate AtriRed21 chromosome 3, ASM2621246v1, whole genome shotgun sequence includes:
- the LOC130808678 gene encoding prolycopene isomerase, chloroplastic; translation: MAFGALSIIPRFQHFPSSLTKIVPPKTSIFAQVSNGRPPSTNTPPPSIPARSEADVVVIGSGIGGLCCAGLLARYEQDVLVLESHDQPGGAAHAFEVKGFTFDSGPSLFSGFQSRGLQANPLAQVLDALGETIPCAKYDSWMVYAPEAEFLSRIGPTEFLKDLEKYVGANAVQEWKKLLDAILPLSAAAMALPPLSIRGDLGVVSTAGARYAPSLLKSFAEMGPQGAFGATKLLRPFSDIVDSLGLKDPFVRNWVDLLAFLLAGVKSNGILSAEMIYMFAEWYKPGCVLEYPLHGSGAIIEALVRGIQKHGGRISLRSHVEKIVVENGRAVGVRLRSGQFIRAKKAVVSNASMWDTLDMLPGESVPKAYQDRIKSTPQCESFMHLHLGFDAEGLQEDLGIHHIVVNDWKRGVDADQNVVLISVPSVLSPDLAPPGKHVLHAYTPGTEPFDLWKGLDRRSDEYKKLKAERAEVMWKAVERALGTGFSREKCEVQMVGTPLTHQRFLRRNRGTYGPAIQASKGSFPGHSTPIPQLYCCGDSTFPGIGVPAVAASGAIVANSLVSVSKHSQLLDAIGI